One Natrinema longum genomic window carries:
- a CDS encoding SDR family NAD(P)-dependent oxidoreductase — protein MRLEGKTAFITGAGSGLGREAAERFAREGATIVAADIDLEGAEETIDRVEDAGQDGTALELDVRDSDAVHAAVDEAVSAFGLDVMVNNAGVSHDRMRIEEIDEGERDRVIDVNVKGVWNGCHAVIPHFKEQGSGAIVNTASLAGVIGAPELGAYSLSKGAVVNFTRTVAAEVGPAGVRANAVCPGVTDTPMPRKGQTTEEWEATKEEMARHYPLKRLGEPADIANAMLFLASDEADWITGQALVVDGGFSCT, from the coding sequence ATGCGACTCGAAGGCAAGACAGCATTTATCACGGGAGCGGGCTCCGGCCTCGGCCGGGAAGCAGCCGAACGGTTCGCCCGGGAGGGGGCGACGATCGTCGCGGCCGACATCGATCTCGAGGGTGCCGAGGAGACGATCGATCGCGTCGAGGACGCGGGCCAGGACGGAACGGCACTCGAGTTAGACGTCCGGGATTCCGATGCGGTCCACGCGGCCGTCGACGAGGCGGTCTCGGCGTTCGGCCTCGACGTCATGGTCAATAACGCGGGTGTCAGCCACGATCGGATGCGGATCGAGGAGATCGACGAGGGCGAACGCGACCGCGTCATCGACGTGAACGTCAAGGGCGTCTGGAACGGCTGTCACGCGGTGATCCCCCACTTCAAGGAGCAAGGGTCGGGTGCGATCGTCAACACCGCGTCGCTGGCCGGCGTCATCGGCGCGCCGGAACTCGGAGCCTACTCGCTGTCGAAAGGTGCGGTCGTCAATTTCACGCGAACGGTCGCCGCGGAAGTCGGCCCCGCCGGCGTCCGGGCGAACGCGGTCTGTCCGGGGGTGACCGACACGCCGATGCCCCGGAAGGGACAGACCACCGAAGAGTGGGAAGCGACCAAAGAGGAGATGGCGCGTCACTACCCGCTCAAACGACTCGGAGAGCCCGCAGACATCGCCAACGCGATGCTGTTCCTAGCCAGCGACGAAGCCGACTGGATCACCGGTCAGGCGCTCGTCGTCGACGGCGGCTTCTCCTGTACGTAG
- a CDS encoding cyclase family protein, which yields MHVDLTWPIETGMQTYPGDPAVAVRPHTTHEDDGARVAALECGSHTGTHVDAPAHTEADGQTLESYPLERFVFDAVRIDCRDLGAREPIPADRIPGVDADLVACWTGWDAHWGTDRYLDHPYLSPAAAKTCVERGYDVAVDALNPDPTPTDDATEDEPEGFQVHHALLGNDLLILENLTNLESVGDRFELRAYPMALASDGAPVRAVGVERME from the coding sequence ATGCACGTCGATCTCACCTGGCCGATCGAGACGGGAATGCAGACCTACCCCGGCGATCCCGCGGTCGCCGTCCGCCCCCACACAACCCACGAGGACGACGGCGCTCGCGTCGCTGCCCTCGAGTGTGGCAGCCACACCGGCACCCACGTCGACGCGCCGGCACACACCGAAGCAGACGGCCAAACGCTCGAGTCGTACCCGCTCGAGCGCTTCGTTTTCGACGCGGTTCGGATCGATTGCCGCGATCTCGGGGCCCGCGAGCCGATTCCGGCAGACCGTATTCCGGGCGTCGACGCCGATCTCGTGGCCTGCTGGACGGGCTGGGACGCCCACTGGGGGACCGATCGGTACCTCGATCACCCCTATCTTTCGCCGGCCGCGGCCAAAACGTGCGTCGAACGGGGCTACGACGTGGCCGTGGACGCGCTCAACCCCGATCCTACGCCGACGGACGACGCCACTGAGGACGAACCCGAGGGGTTCCAGGTCCACCACGCGCTGCTCGGGAACGATCTGCTGATCCTCGAGAACCTGACGAACCTCGAGTCGGTCGGGGATCGGTTCGAACTCCGTGCCTACCCGATGGCCCTCGCGAGCGACGGCGCGCCGGTGCGGGCCGTCGGCGTCGAGCGTATGGAATAG